One stretch of Thermanaerosceptrum fracticalcis DNA includes these proteins:
- a CDS encoding carbon-nitrogen hydrolase family protein, whose protein sequence is MKRFLVAAIQIDTQNNKAGNLAKLEGFIDEAAARGARLIGMPEFVNYIGNREGELSNAETIPGPTIEFFAQKARQYGVWLHCGSIPEIIPGKRKVYNTSVLLNPAGEITALYRKIHLYDVQVVNGPSMLESYTKKPGEEIVVAGTELGKIGLSICYDLRFPELYRIMALRGAEIVFVPAMFALYTGKDHWEPLLRARAIENQYYIIAPGQIGVKPAFQTYGKSLIIDPWGEVIARSSDKEGIITAEIDLDYLYRVRSELPSLSNRRPAVYKWE, encoded by the coding sequence GTGAAAAGGTTTCTTGTAGCGGCTATTCAAATAGATACCCAGAACAACAAAGCCGGGAACCTGGCCAAATTGGAGGGCTTTATTGATGAAGCGGCGGCCCGCGGGGCCAGGCTCATCGGCATGCCTGAATTCGTCAACTATATCGGAAATAGGGAAGGCGAATTGAGTAATGCCGAAACTATTCCCGGTCCTACCATTGAGTTCTTCGCCCAAAAAGCCAGGCAGTACGGGGTGTGGCTGCACTGCGGCAGTATTCCGGAAATCATCCCGGGGAAAAGGAAAGTATACAACACTTCGGTGCTCTTGAATCCTGCCGGTGAAATCACTGCATTATACAGGAAAATCCACCTTTACGATGTTCAGGTGGTCAACGGGCCCTCAATGTTGGAATCTTACACTAAGAAGCCGGGGGAGGAAATAGTGGTGGCCGGCACCGAACTGGGTAAAATCGGTCTCAGCATCTGCTATGACCTGCGTTTCCCCGAACTATACCGGATTATGGCCCTGCGCGGGGCGGAAATCGTCTTTGTCCCGGCGATGTTTGCCCTTTATACGGGAAAGGATCACTGGGAACCGCTGCTTAGAGCAAGGGCCATTGAAAACCAGTATTATATCATAGCTCCGGGCCAGATCGGGGTAAAACCGGCATTCCAGACCTATGGAAAAAGCCTGATCATCGACCCATGGGGCGAGGTTATTGCCAGGAGCAGCGACAAGGAAGGAATCATTACGGCGGAAATAGATCTTGACTATCTTTACAGGGTGAGAAGCGAGCTGCCTTCTTTAAGCAACAGGAGGCCGGCCGTCTATAAATGGGAATGA
- a CDS encoding CoA-binding protein — translation MPEKVGGVFICVSPDRTEEIVKEAVQSGIKNIWLQQGAQSAKAILYCRENKLNLVYGECILMFAEPVGFPHSVHRFLWKMIGKYPK, via the coding sequence TTGCCGGAAAAAGTTGGCGGGGTCTTTATTTGTGTTTCTCCTGACCGGACGGAGGAGATTGTCAAAGAAGCAGTGCAGTCGGGCATAAAAAACATATGGCTGCAGCAGGGGGCTCAGTCAGCCAAGGCCATATTATATTGCCGGGAAAATAAGCTGAATCTTGTCTATGGTGAATGTATTCTGATGTTCGCCGAGCCCGTAGGGTTTCCCCATTCCGTGCACAGATTCCTTTGGAAAATGATAGGTAAGTACCCTAAATAA
- a CDS encoding sugar phosphate nucleotidyltransferase, giving the protein MKAIIMAGGEGTRLRPLTCVRPKPMVPLANSPVMLHTINLLKKYGFPDIGVTVQYMASNIMDYFGDGTEYGVNLRYFVENKPLGTAGSVKNAQEFLDETFIVISGDALTDLNLAEAVEFHKKNRALATLVLITVDNPLEYGIVITQKNGKIERFLEKPGWSEVFSDKVNTGIYILEPQVLDFIPEYTFFDFSKNLFPLLMEKGQPLYGYTANCYWCDIGNPEAYLQAHADILDKKVDVLLPYRQISPGIWVGNHTEIHPSARLEAPLIIGNNCRVGPEVFLGAYSVLADNCKLKERASVKKSVLGKGVMVGKGAAIRKTILCSGVYVKDNSATYEGAIVGDGSTIGENCTVMPQTKIWPGKTIQEGTTLKENLIWANRFFANLFGAKGIKGELNVDITPKLANSLGSAFGSLVTPGGKVGVSSDEYPASRMIKQALACGLQAVGQQVYDLGDLVLPMTRFALKNGRFSGGSHVVFSPQENMIQILFLNEKGANISLSQERKLENMLAVEDFTLVSGEKIKNILTLSTVEELYFWHLRQQIMDKLSLKVLFDCPADRLKQAVAQFLRESGCEVEEVPYRKLHEAVPAKGADIGIYLDRQGEGYVLFDEKGNKLEEDRANTLLAYLFFYNNPGSTLVVPVSAPTAFEKIAEKYYGRVVRTKRAVQARMETILQGGESGEKQFNLEFDGLRAILELLVAMSRERLALSEIMAKIPPFYLHRDAMECNWTIKGKIIRSLIENFDTELRTDTVEGVKFNHPEGWTLILPDPERPLVQIFSEGSSMEIANELTSAYMNKIKEIMEMA; this is encoded by the coding sequence TTGAAAGCAATTATTATGGCGGGAGGAGAAGGTACCAGGCTGCGCCCCTTAACCTGTGTCCGGCCCAAACCAATGGTTCCTCTGGCTAACAGCCCGGTTATGCTCCATACTATTAACCTCTTAAAAAAGTATGGCTTTCCGGATATCGGTGTTACCGTGCAATATATGGCTTCTAATATTATGGATTATTTTGGGGACGGTACTGAATACGGGGTAAATTTGCGTTATTTTGTAGAAAATAAACCTTTAGGTACCGCCGGCAGTGTCAAGAATGCCCAGGAATTTTTGGATGAGACGTTTATCGTCATCAGCGGAGATGCCTTAACCGATCTGAACCTTGCCGAAGCGGTGGAATTTCATAAAAAGAACAGGGCGCTGGCTACACTGGTCCTAATAACCGTGGACAATCCCCTGGAATATGGGATCGTCATCACGCAAAAAAACGGTAAAATCGAGCGTTTTCTGGAAAAACCGGGCTGGAGCGAGGTTTTCAGTGATAAAGTAAACACCGGGATCTATATCCTCGAACCTCAAGTATTAGACTTTATTCCCGAATATACCTTTTTTGATTTTAGTAAAAATCTCTTCCCCCTTCTTATGGAAAAGGGGCAACCTTTGTATGGCTATACTGCCAACTGCTACTGGTGTGATATTGGAAATCCCGAGGCCTATCTCCAGGCTCATGCAGATATTTTGGATAAAAAAGTTGATGTTCTCTTACCATATCGACAAATATCACCGGGAATCTGGGTAGGTAACCATACGGAGATTCATCCCTCAGCCAGGTTGGAAGCACCACTGATCATCGGCAATAACTGCAGGGTCGGGCCTGAAGTTTTCCTGGGGGCTTATAGTGTGCTGGCAGATAACTGTAAACTGAAGGAGCGGGCTTCGGTCAAGAAATCAGTTTTGGGCAAGGGGGTAATGGTGGGCAAGGGGGCAGCCATCAGAAAGACCATTCTCTGTTCGGGCGTTTATGTAAAAGACAACTCGGCCACCTATGAAGGGGCCATTGTGGGTGATGGTTCCACCATCGGGGAGAACTGTACCGTTATGCCGCAAACGAAAATCTGGCCTGGTAAAACAATTCAGGAAGGAACCACCCTTAAGGAGAATTTAATTTGGGCAAACAGGTTCTTTGCCAACCTTTTCGGTGCCAAAGGCATCAAAGGTGAATTGAATGTGGATATCACCCCTAAATTGGCTAACAGCCTGGGGAGTGCTTTTGGGTCTTTAGTGACTCCAGGGGGAAAAGTAGGTGTCAGCAGTGACGAATACCCTGCTTCCCGGATGATTAAACAAGCATTGGCTTGCGGCTTACAGGCCGTAGGACAGCAGGTTTATGACCTGGGAGACCTTGTTTTGCCTATGACCCGCTTCGCTTTAAAAAACGGCCGGTTTAGCGGGGGAAGCCATGTTGTATTCTCTCCCCAGGAAAACATGATACAAATACTTTTCTTGAATGAGAAAGGCGCTAATATCAGCCTGTCCCAGGAAAGAAAGCTGGAAAATATGCTGGCCGTAGAAGACTTTACCCTGGTGTCCGGTGAAAAAATAAAAAATATCCTTACCTTATCCACGGTAGAGGAATTATACTTTTGGCACCTGCGCCAGCAGATAATGGATAAGCTGTCTTTGAAAGTTCTTTTTGATTGCCCGGCGGACAGGCTTAAACAGGCTGTTGCCCAGTTCTTGAGGGAGTCAGGCTGTGAAGTGGAGGAAGTTCCTTACCGTAAACTCCATGAGGCAGTACCGGCTAAAGGGGCAGATATAGGAATTTACCTGGATCGCCAGGGAGAGGGGTATGTGCTTTTTGATGAAAAGGGCAATAAACTGGAGGAGGACAGGGCCAATACCTTATTAGCCTATCTCTTTTTCTACAATAACCCGGGGAGCACCCTGGTAGTACCGGTCAGCGCTCCCACGGCCTTCGAAAAAATCGCGGAAAAATATTACGGCAGGGTAGTGCGTACCAAAAGAGCCGTACAAGCCCGTATGGAAACTATTCTGCAAGGAGGAGAAAGCGGCGAAAAACAGTTTAACCTGGAATTTGACGGCCTGCGGGCTATCCTGGAACTGCTGGTAGCCATGTCCCGGGAAAGGCTGGCCCTTTCGGAAATCATGGCCAAAATTCCTCCTTTTTACCTGCATCGAGATGCTATGGAATGTAACTGGACCATTAAAGGGAAAATTATTCGCTCTCTCATCGAGAACTTTGATACTGAATTGCGAACCGATACTGTGGAGGGTGTAAAGTTTAATCACCCCGAGGGATGGACGTTAATTTTGCCAGATCCGGAGCGGCCTCTGGTCCAGATTTTCAGCGAAGGCAGTTCCATGGAAATAGCCAATGAGTTGACCAGTGCATATATGAACAAAATCAAAGAGATTATGGAAATGGCGTAA
- a CDS encoding glycosyltransferase family 4 protein: MKILTLTWEFPPRTVGGLARHVAGLSQALGQEGWEVEVITPGEAKNDSGRPRGGVSFHPVQPYALPSLNFITDIQHLNYSLLEEAVRLINASEDIALLHAHDWLVAFAARALKHIYRLPLVCTIHATEYGRNQGLHSELQHYISSVEWWLTYESWRVIVCSQSMKDEVGFIFQTPADKMRVIPNAIELSEFTFDPQKAPSRQNFALPEEKIVFYIGRMVPEKGVQTLLQAVPGILREVPEAKFILAGKGPYEEELKRMSREMGLEHKVQFIGYIEDTVRNALYNYAELAVFPSLYEPFGIVALEGMATGTPIVVSDTGGLREIVKHEKNGLLFPPGDGNALARQIIRLLKESGLAKRLAENAYHYVLRDYTWSGVAQKTLGVYQEILEESGKSQWQPYFVNKINANDVLGRYDY, encoded by the coding sequence ATGAAGATCTTAACGTTAACCTGGGAGTTTCCACCCCGTACGGTAGGAGGATTGGCCCGGCATGTAGCGGGTTTGAGTCAAGCCCTGGGCCAGGAAGGCTGGGAGGTAGAGGTTATTACCCCGGGTGAGGCCAAAAATGATTCTGGGCGGCCAAGAGGAGGGGTCTCTTTTCATCCCGTACAACCCTATGCTTTGCCTTCCCTGAACTTTATTACAGACATCCAGCACCTGAACTACAGCCTCCTGGAGGAAGCTGTCCGTTTAATCAACGCCAGTGAAGATATTGCTTTGCTTCATGCCCATGACTGGCTGGTAGCTTTTGCGGCCCGGGCTTTGAAACACATCTATCGCCTGCCCCTTGTTTGCACTATTCATGCCACGGAATACGGGCGCAACCAAGGATTACACAGTGAGCTGCAGCATTACATCAGCAGTGTAGAGTGGTGGCTCACCTACGAGTCATGGCGGGTCATTGTCTGCAGCCAGTCCATGAAGGACGAGGTGGGCTTTATTTTCCAGACCCCTGCTGACAAGATGAGGGTCATTCCTAATGCTATCGAACTGAGTGAATTCACCTTTGATCCCCAAAAAGCCCCTTCCCGCCAAAATTTTGCGCTCCCGGAGGAAAAAATCGTTTTTTACATCGGGCGCATGGTTCCGGAAAAAGGTGTCCAGACTTTGCTGCAGGCCGTTCCCGGTATCTTGAGGGAAGTACCTGAGGCAAAATTTATCCTGGCCGGTAAAGGACCCTATGAGGAAGAACTAAAACGTATGTCCCGGGAAATGGGCCTGGAGCATAAGGTGCAGTTTATAGGGTATATAGAGGATACGGTACGTAATGCCCTGTACAACTATGCTGAGCTTGCCGTCTTTCCCAGCCTCTATGAACCCTTTGGTATTGTAGCCCTGGAAGGCATGGCTACCGGGACGCCTATTGTGGTCTCAGATACGGGGGGCTTACGGGAGATAGTGAAACATGAGAAAAACGGTTTGCTCTTCCCCCCCGGTGACGGAAACGCCCTGGCCAGGCAAATTATTCGCCTCTTAAAAGAATCTGGCCTTGCCAAAAGACTGGCTGAAAATGCCTATCACTATGTGCTGCGGGATTATACCTGGAGCGGCGTGGCTCAAAAAACTCTGGGTGTTTATCAGGAAATTTTGGAGGAAAGCGGGAAATCCCAATGGCAGCCCTATTTTGTAAACAAAATAAATGCTAACGATGTATTGGGGAGGTATGACTATTGA
- a CDS encoding HD domain-containing protein, translated as MAKWKRLKRKSSSGGSNFDEYKEYVWDLLSNETVWQMNRFRHHYIVSRLEHSLNVSYYSYIICAALGLDCKAAARGGLLHDFFLYDWRVENLPEGKHAFVHPRIALKNAEVLVPLKEKERDIILKHMWPLTWQLPRYPESCIVCLVDKGCALLEILCSWIVLFSGGWRSAGQARPVTGGRILKSLLLAEESKI; from the coding sequence ATGGCAAAGTGGAAAAGATTAAAGCGCAAATCAAGTTCAGGTGGATCTAATTTCGACGAATATAAAGAGTACGTGTGGGATTTACTGTCAAACGAAACGGTGTGGCAAATGAACCGGTTCAGGCATCACTATATTGTATCCCGCCTGGAGCATTCCCTGAACGTATCATATTACAGCTACATTATTTGTGCTGCACTGGGTTTGGACTGTAAAGCCGCAGCCAGAGGAGGATTGCTGCATGATTTTTTCCTGTATGACTGGCGGGTGGAAAACTTGCCGGAAGGGAAACACGCCTTTGTTCATCCCCGCATTGCTCTGAAGAATGCGGAAGTCCTGGTGCCTCTCAAGGAGAAGGAAAGGGACATTATCCTGAAGCACATGTGGCCATTAACCTGGCAGCTGCCCAGGTACCCGGAAAGCTGTATTGTGTGCTTGGTGGATAAAGGCTGTGCCCTGCTGGAAATCCTTTGTTCCTGGATTGTTTTATTTTCGGGAGGATGGAGGTCAGCCGGGCAGGCCCGTCCGGTCACCGGGGGACGTATACTGAAAAGCCTGCTCCTGGCTGAAGAAAGCAAGATCTAA
- a CDS encoding carbohydrate-binding protein: MARKTMATENNKTRTSTVERGVSVEPMPATAEDTITISYNGLLAQSGAAQVYAHIGYGSNKNWYNVEDIPMNRAKDSWTCDVNPLDSQLNFCFHDGANNWDNNYGHNWSINIHDGERV; this comes from the coding sequence GTGGCAAGAAAAACCATGGCAACCGAAAATAATAAAACGCGGACCAGTACGGTGGAAAGGGGTGTAAGTGTTGAACCCATGCCAGCCACAGCCGAAGACACCATCACCATCAGTTACAACGGCTTACTGGCCCAAAGCGGTGCGGCGCAAGTTTACGCCCATATCGGTTACGGGAGCAACAAGAACTGGTACAATGTAGAAGATATTCCCATGAACCGTGCTAAAGATAGCTGGACCTGCGATGTGAACCCCCTTGATTCCCAGTTAAATTTTTGTTTCCATGATGGCGCCAATAACTGGGATAATAATTACGGCCACAACTGGAGCATCAACATTCATGACGGGGAGAGGGTTTAA
- a CDS encoding glycoside hydrolase family 57 protein, whose translation MPQGYLLLLLHAHLPFIRHPEHEDFLEERWFFEATLETYLPLLEMLENLHRDGVDFSLTLSFSPTLLTMFSDELLQQRLQRHLEKLLELTEKEIKRTKERPENALAHMYRERISGLYHYYLDRCRKNPLLVLQHLLSTGKVELITCAATHGFLPFMRREAAEAQIATAVSTFQQYFGQTPPGLWLPECAYYPGIENILDKYRLKYFFVDTHGLLYGNPAPCWGVYSPVQCPNGVAVFGRDPESSKQVWSKEEGYPGDFTYREYYRDIGWDLPLDYIRPYIHPDGIRLNTGIKYHRITGKTNDKELYDPWAAREKAALHAGNFMFNRQKQVEYLSSFMDRAPVIVAPYDAELFGHWWFEGPIWLEILLRKIHYDQETLKTITPSRYLSLYPESQVIQPSFSTWGDKGYYEFWLNGSNDWIYRHLHKAANYMVELATSLPNTEGILQRALQQAARELLLAQASDWAFIMTANTTINYARKRTQDHLGRFFKLYHDIKNNTLDPTWLQAIASKDNIFPEIDYGLYRQQNINDSRVVSHL comes from the coding sequence TTGCCCCAAGGATACCTCTTATTATTGCTGCACGCTCATTTGCCTTTTATCCGTCACCCCGAACACGAGGACTTTCTGGAAGAGCGCTGGTTTTTCGAAGCTACCCTGGAAACGTATTTGCCTCTTTTGGAGATGCTGGAAAATCTTCACCGGGATGGAGTGGACTTTTCCCTTACCCTCTCCTTTTCTCCTACGCTCTTAACCATGTTTTCCGACGAACTTTTACAACAACGTTTACAGAGACACCTGGAAAAGCTATTAGAATTGACGGAAAAAGAAATCAAGCGAACTAAAGAAAGGCCTGAAAATGCTCTAGCTCACATGTATAGGGAACGGATTTCCGGCCTATACCATTATTACCTGGACCGCTGCCGTAAGAATCCCCTCCTGGTACTCCAGCATTTACTTTCCACAGGAAAAGTAGAATTGATCACCTGCGCCGCAACCCACGGCTTTTTACCCTTCATGCGGCGGGAAGCGGCGGAAGCACAAATTGCCACAGCCGTTTCCACCTTCCAGCAATATTTTGGCCAAACCCCCCCGGGCCTCTGGCTCCCGGAATGCGCCTATTATCCGGGTATAGAAAATATCCTTGACAAATACAGGCTAAAGTACTTTTTTGTGGACACCCACGGTCTCCTCTACGGTAACCCCGCCCCCTGCTGGGGAGTATATTCGCCGGTCCAATGTCCGAACGGGGTAGCCGTTTTCGGTCGCGATCCCGAATCATCCAAACAGGTATGGAGTAAGGAAGAAGGCTATCCCGGTGACTTTACCTACCGTGAATATTATCGCGATATCGGCTGGGATTTACCATTGGATTATATAAGGCCCTATATTCATCCCGATGGCATTCGTTTGAATACAGGCATTAAATATCATCGGATTACCGGTAAAACCAATGACAAGGAACTCTATGACCCCTGGGCCGCCAGGGAAAAAGCCGCCCTCCATGCGGGCAACTTTATGTTCAACCGCCAGAAACAGGTGGAATACCTTTCTTCTTTTATGGACAGAGCCCCAGTCATCGTGGCGCCTTATGATGCAGAGCTTTTTGGCCACTGGTGGTTTGAAGGGCCTATCTGGCTGGAGATATTACTGCGGAAAATTCATTACGACCAGGAGACCCTTAAGACCATCACCCCTTCCCGGTATTTATCACTTTATCCCGAAAGCCAGGTCATCCAGCCTTCCTTTTCCACCTGGGGAGATAAAGGCTATTATGAGTTCTGGTTAAACGGAAGCAATGACTGGATTTACCGGCACCTTCATAAAGCAGCCAACTATATGGTAGAACTGGCTACCTCCTTGCCAAACACGGAAGGAATTTTACAGAGAGCCCTCCAGCAGGCTGCCCGGGAATTGCTGCTGGCTCAGGCCAGCGACTGGGCCTTTATCATGACAGCCAATACCACCATCAATTACGCCAGGAAAAGAACCCAGGACCACCTGGGACGGTTTTTTAAACTATACCATGACATAAAAAATAACACCCTGGATCCAACCTGGCTCCAGGCCATCGCCTCCAAAGACAATATCTTTCCCGAGATTGATTATGGACTATACCGGCAACAGAATATTAACGATTCAAGAGTAGTGAGTCACCTTTAG
- the glgP gene encoding alpha-glucan family phosphorylase codes for MPEQKLPKVAYFCMEYGLDNGLPIYAGGLGILAGDYLKAAKDLNVPVVGIGILWRQDYTTQLIGEDGYPYDLYPRYDYENVKDTGVTVKLRIRGGDVTCRVRLVDQYENAPLYLLDTNFEGSEHGWMTEKLYGGSGQDRVAQEMILGIGGVRALRALGIDVDVYHFNEGHAVFAGLELIREKMSRGMTFEEAWEATKKEVVFTTHTPVEAGNETHDYALLGHMEAFNGLTYEQLKALGGDPFNMTVAALRLSEAANAVSRAHGETARNMWKNVEKAAPIMAITNGVHVNTWQNPAIREAYKQKGDLWQPHLEAKKKLFNYIRTHNNVIFDPDVLTIGFARRAAAYKRGGLIFRNMELLSPLLKEGKLQLVYSGKAHPHDGQGKAIIREIVNIGKEFPNRITFLENYDMHIARLMIQGCDAWLNNPLRPLEASGTSGMKAALNGVLNISVVDGWVGEGVIHKESGWLLDRVLPEDPNQMNQDVYDLKAFYEVLLADVMPVYYVDRPRWTRMMQKSIEMAQEKFSSERMLKEYYEQLYLKAVAAQAKIPLALR; via the coding sequence TTGCCAGAGCAAAAATTACCTAAAGTCGCGTATTTTTGTATGGAGTACGGGTTAGACAATGGTCTCCCTATCTATGCCGGTGGTCTGGGGATACTTGCGGGCGACTATCTCAAAGCAGCCAAAGACCTGAACGTTCCCGTTGTCGGGATAGGCATTCTCTGGCGTCAGGATTATACGACCCAGCTGATTGGGGAAGACGGCTATCCTTATGATCTTTACCCCCGTTACGATTATGAAAATGTTAAGGATACCGGCGTCACAGTCAAACTCCGCATCAGAGGTGGGGATGTGACATGTAGGGTGAGGCTGGTGGACCAGTACGAAAATGCTCCCCTCTACCTCTTAGATACTAATTTTGAGGGGAGCGAGCATGGGTGGATGACAGAGAAATTATACGGAGGTTCAGGACAAGACCGGGTAGCCCAGGAAATGATCCTGGGTATCGGAGGAGTGCGGGCACTAAGAGCCCTGGGTATTGATGTAGACGTCTATCATTTTAACGAAGGACATGCCGTTTTCGCCGGTTTGGAACTAATCCGGGAGAAAATGTCCCGGGGAATGACTTTCGAGGAAGCCTGGGAAGCCACGAAAAAAGAGGTGGTCTTTACTACCCACACCCCGGTAGAAGCGGGAAATGAAACCCATGACTACGCTTTGCTTGGCCATATGGAGGCCTTTAACGGACTGACCTACGAACAGTTAAAAGCCCTCGGCGGTGACCCCTTTAATATGACTGTGGCCGCCTTACGCCTCTCTGAGGCTGCCAATGCCGTTTCCCGGGCCCATGGGGAAACAGCCAGGAACATGTGGAAAAACGTGGAGAAAGCAGCTCCTATTATGGCTATCACCAACGGGGTACACGTAAACACCTGGCAAAACCCAGCCATCAGAGAGGCGTATAAGCAGAAAGGGGATTTATGGCAGCCCCACCTGGAGGCGAAAAAGAAATTATTCAACTATATCCGGACCCATAATAACGTGATTTTTGACCCGGATGTTTTGACCATCGGGTTCGCCCGGCGTGCCGCCGCTTATAAACGGGGTGGACTTATTTTCAGGAATATGGAACTCCTTTCCCCTCTGTTAAAAGAAGGTAAACTGCAGTTGGTATATTCCGGCAAAGCTCATCCCCATGACGGGCAAGGTAAAGCAATTATCCGGGAAATTGTCAATATTGGTAAAGAATTTCCCAACAGAATTACTTTCCTGGAAAACTATGATATGCATATTGCCAGGCTCATGATCCAGGGCTGTGATGCCTGGTTAAACAATCCCCTGCGTCCCCTGGAGGCCAGTGGAACTTCGGGCATGAAAGCAGCTTTAAACGGCGTCTTAAATATCAGCGTTGTTGACGGGTGGGTCGGAGAAGGCGTTATACACAAAGAGAGTGGTTGGCTTCTGGATAGGGTACTACCCGAAGACCCCAACCAGATGAACCAGGATGTCTATGATCTGAAAGCCTTTTACGAAGTACTGCTCGCAGACGTAATGCCTGTATATTACGTAGATAGACCCCGCTGGACCAGGATGATGCAAAAAAGTATAGAGATGGCCCAGGAGAAATTCTCCTCCGAGAGAATGCTCAAAGAATATTACGAACAACTATATCTTAAGGCGGTAGCGGCACAAGCGAAAATTCCCCTTGCTTTGAGGTGA
- a CDS encoding TetR/AcrR family transcriptional regulator: MQAAAKFSQAQKILDAAYECLATRGYAQVSLRDIAQKAGVVLSQLNYYYGSKQGLFIEVVNMMTKKYLARFEEYLKEGTTPQEKMASLKRFFQEMLNNDPGLFRIFYDLTGLALWSPVFSSLLRKLFRELSQKIEEYILIQTLPGENFRGYSSHNIARMILGAMYGTAIQVLLDPGEENLEDSINAIQLILE; encoded by the coding sequence ATGCAAGCGGCAGCCAAATTTTCCCAGGCTCAAAAAATCCTGGATGCAGCCTATGAATGCCTTGCCACCAGGGGTTATGCCCAGGTTTCCCTGCGGGATATAGCCCAAAAAGCCGGAGTGGTCTTAAGCCAGCTCAATTATTACTACGGCAGCAAGCAGGGCCTTTTCATTGAAGTGGTGAACATGATGACGAAAAAATACCTGGCCAGGTTTGAGGAGTACTTAAAAGAAGGGACTACGCCCCAGGAGAAGATGGCTTCGTTGAAAAGATTCTTCCAGGAAATGCTGAATAACGACCCGGGGCTTTTTCGCATCTTTTATGACCTGACGGGGTTGGCCCTCTGGTCACCGGTTTTCAGCAGCCTCCTGCGCAAGCTGTTCAGGGAGTTGTCGCAAAAAATCGAAGAATACATTTTGATCCAAACCCTTCCCGGAGAAAACTTCAGGGGATATTCCAGCCATAACATAGCCAGGATGATCCTGGGGGCCATGTACGGCACTGCTATTCAAGTCCTTTTGGACCCCGGCGAGGAAAATCTAGAAGATTCCATTAATGCTATCCAGCTGATCCTGGAGTGA
- a CDS encoding putative ABC transporter permease produces MYTDLFDIVIIFSLYSFGGWVLETVYASIREKRFVNRGFLSGPFVPIYGFGALLVIFSSRIADNILGAGTMYSLPVKFFLAFLLASFLEYLVSLAMEKIFGCRWWDYSENFLNIQGRVCLSYSLLWGLLACLLVEVVHPVSLSLLEVVNPAGKAALVAMLVVYFVFDTVNSANEIINLRQVLAAHYLRPAGQVRDKLLLYRRIILAFPGIRFQQLGVINQEIRGFLNGKVEKIKAQIKFRWI; encoded by the coding sequence ATGTATACTGATCTGTTCGACATCGTCATCATATTTTCTCTATATTCTTTTGGCGGATGGGTATTGGAGACGGTTTACGCCAGTATACGGGAGAAACGCTTTGTCAACAGGGGTTTCCTGTCGGGGCCCTTTGTCCCTATTTACGGTTTTGGCGCATTGCTGGTAATATTCTCCTCGCGAATTGCAGACAATATTCTTGGAGCGGGAACGATGTACTCTCTGCCGGTCAAATTTTTCCTGGCTTTCCTGCTGGCCTCGTTCCTGGAGTACCTGGTGAGCCTGGCCATGGAAAAAATCTTCGGCTGTCGGTGGTGGGATTATAGTGAAAACTTCCTGAACATCCAGGGCAGGGTGTGTTTGAGCTATTCCTTACTGTGGGGTCTTTTGGCCTGTTTGCTTGTGGAAGTCGTACATCCGGTAAGCTTATCGCTGCTGGAAGTTGTTAACCCTGCTGGTAAAGCAGCCCTGGTCGCTATGTTGGTTGTTTATTTTGTTTTTGATACCGTGAACTCGGCCAATGAGATTATCAACCTGCGGCAGGTGCTGGCTGCCCATTACTTGCGGCCGGCAGGTCAGGTGCGGGATAAGCTCCTTTTATACCGTAGAATTATCTTGGCTTTCCCAGGGATCCGTTTCCAGCAGTTGGGTGTCATAAACCAGGAAATAAGGGGATTCTTAAATGGCAAAGTGGAAAAGATTAAAGCGCAAATCAAGTTCAGGTGGATCTAA